The sequence ACTCGCAGGCCATCCACACCTCGGCGGCCTCCTCCACGATCTTCTTGCCGATCTGATGGACGCCGCCGTCGAGTTCGCGGACGGTGCCCGATCCCTCGGGTCGGGTGCGGGCCTTCTCGGTGAGCTCGGCGAACAGTGCCTCGAAATCCTTCACGCCCACAGGGTACGCGCCCTCGCGGGGCGGTCGCGTCGCGGACCGGCGGGCGGACGGCGGCAGCACGTCGATCAGTCCCGCCCGTTCGACTGCTCTCCTACCGCTCGTTCCTCGCAGTACGTCGACCAGTCCCGCCCGTTCGCCTGCTCTCCTACCGCTCGTTCCTCGCAGCACGTCGATCAGTCCCGCCCGTTCGACTGCTCTGCTACCGCTCGTTCCTCGCAGCACGTCGATCAGTCCTGACGCACCGTGGGGTCGAGGTGCGCGGTCTCGACGGTGACCCGTGCCTCCTCGGCGTCCTGGCGGCTGCGCACCCGCCACCAGACGAAGAAGCCGGTGAGGGTGAAAGCGCCGTAGAAGACGTACATGAAGGCGCTCGCGTAGTAGCCGGCGCTCAGCAGCAGGGGGACGCCCACGATGTCCACCGCGACCCAGATCAGCCAGAACTCGACCCATCCCTTGGCCATCCCGAAGGTGGCCAGCAGGCTGCCCATGAAGATCCAGGCATCGGCCCAGACCGGTTCGTAGGAGCCGAGCATCCGGAAGAGCGGGGTGAGCGCGGCGGTGCCGCCGACGAGCACCACCACCAGCAGTGCGCGGGTGCCCCAGGAGGCCCAGCGCGGCTCGACCGCGGTGCCGCCCTCGTGCCGGGCCTGGTTCCAGCGCACCCAGCCGTACACGGCGGTGGCGATGAACATCACCTGGCGTCCGGCCTGGCCGAGCAGGTCGACGGAGTTCGGGCTGCCGAAGACGGTGCCGAGGAACACGGTGAGCAGCAGCAGGTTGCCGGCGATGCCGATCGGCCAGGCCCACACCCGGCGCCGCATCCCGCCGAGCGCGCTGAGCAGTCCGAAGACGTTGCCCAGCACCTCGCGCAGGAGCAGGAACTGGCCGCCGGCGAAGTCGATTCGCGCGTCGAAGAGCCACTGCAGCAGATCCATCTCGGTCCTTTCCCCACCGGAGGCAGCGGCTCCGGGGACAAAAGGATCCGGCAGGGACCCGTCATGCGCGCAGCGCGCCCCGAGGACCTGCAGGACGTGCGCCTCTCATCCAGGCTGTACTGTCGGCGCCGGAATTCCACCGGCTCCACCGCATGCGCGGGTCGCGGACTGTCACCGCCGGCTCGGACTTTCACCGACCCCGGAGCACGTCACTGATCGTGACGCGCCCAGGGTACCCCCGCGGGGTTCAGTGCGCGGTGTGACGCTGGGCGAGTTCGCGCAGGGCGGAGATCTCCTCGGCCGCATCCTGGGCTCGGTAGATCGCGGAGCCGGCCACGAAGATGTTCGCGCCGGCCTCTGCGCAGCGCTCGATCGTCTCGCGGCTCACGCCGCCGTCGACCTGGATCGACACCTCGAGGTTCGCCTCGCTGATCGCGGCGCGGGCACGGCGGATCTTGGGCAGCATCGTGTCCAGGAAGCTCTGCCCGCCGAAACCGGGCTCGACCGTCATGAGCAGCAGCATGTCGAACTCGCCGATGATGTCCAGCAGCGGCTCGACGGCCGTCGCGGGGCGCAGGGCGACACCGGCCTGGGTGTTCTTGCGGCGCAGGTCGCGGGCGAGCTTCACCGGGGCGCGGGCGGCCTCGAGGTGGAAGGTCACCGAGGCGGCGCCGGCCTCGGCGTAGGCGGGGGCCTCGTCGTCCGCGTCCTCGATCATCAGGTGGGCGTCGACCGGGATGGCGCTGCGCTCGACGATCTGCTCGACCATCGAGGCGCCGAAGGTCAGGTTCGGCACGAAGTGGTTGTCCATGACGTCCACGTGGACGCTGTCGGCGGTGGCGATCCGGTCCAGCTCGGTGCCGATGGACATGAAGTCGGCGTTGAGGATGCTGGGGTGGATGTAGTGGCCGTCGGTGGAGTACGGGGTGTTCATGCCGTCGGGGTTCCTTCCTCGGTGGGCTCTGCCGTGGCGGGCTCGGCCGGGGTGGTCGGCGCCGCGGAGGGCGCGGGCAGCTTGCGCAGCAGGCTGATGTACATCGCGTCGGTCCCGTGCACATGCGGCCACAGCTGCACGGCCGGGCCCGCGCCCAGGTCGAGATCCTGCTGCGCGGCGGGGAGCACGCCGGCGCGGACCGCGTCCCGCGCGTCGAGCTGCTCGGCGTCGGTGCGGCGCTTCATGACGTCGGCGACGATCAGGCGCGTCTCGGCCAGGTGCGGGGAGCAGGTCACGTAGGCGACCACGCCCCCGGGAGCGGCGGCGTCCAGGGCGGAGGCCAGCAGGTCCCGCTGCAGGCCGCCGAGCTGGCCGATGTCGCCGGGGCTGCGTCGCCACCGGGCCTCGGGGCGGCGTCGCAGGGCGCCCAGGCCCGAGCAGGGGACATCGGCGAGGACGCGGGAAAAGCGGCCGGGCAGCTCGGCGCCGAGGACGGTGCCGTCGGCGGTGCGGGTCTCGATCTCGCAGCCGGCCTCGCGCAGGGTGGCCACGGCCCGGTCCACGAGCTCGGTGCGGTGCTCCTGCAGCTCCACCGCCAGCAGATCGGCGTCGTGGTCGATGGTGAGCCCGCCCAGCAGGGCGGTCTTCCCGCCGGGGCCCGCGCAGAGGTCCAGCCAGTGCGCGTCGTCGCCCTGGACGAGATCGTCCGCGCCGAGCGCGAGGGCGAGGGCGGCGAGCTGGCTGCCCTCGTCCTGCACGGCGACCCGGCCCTCCTTGACCGGGTCCATGCCCCCGGGATCGCCCGCGGGCCAGGAGGCGCCGAAGATGCTCAGGTGGCCCTGGCTCGCGCCGTGGTCGATGAGCTCGTCGAGGTCGGTGAGGCCCGGCCGCATCACGAGCGACACCGCCGGGGCGGCGTTCTGCGCGGCGAGCAGCTCGTCGATCTCCTCGCGGGAGCGGCCGTGCCCGGCCAGCGCGTCGGTGAGGGCGCGGACCACCCAGCGCGGGTGCGAGTGGACGACGGCGAGGTGCCCGGTGGGGTCCTGGTCGCGGTCCGGGGCGACCTCGGCGATCCATTGCGGGAGATCCTTCTCCCCCACGCGGCGCAGCACGGCGTTGACGAAGCTGGCGCCGCCGGCACCCACCTCGGCGCGGGCCAGGGCGACCGTCTCGGAGGTGGCGGCGTGCGGGGCCACGCTCATGTCCAGCAGCTGATAGGCGCCCAGCCGCAGCACGTCCCGCAGCGCGGGGTCCACCTCCTCCAGCGGACGGTCCACGCAGGCGGTGAGGATCGCGTCGAGGCGACCCTGCGCACGCAGCGAGCCGTAGAACAGCTCGGTGGTGAACGCCGCGTCGCGCCCGGAGACGCGGTGGCTGCGCAGCAGGCGGGGCAGGACGAGGTTCGCGTAGGAGTCCTCCTCGCGCACCAGGCGCAGGCCCTCGAGGGCGACCTGTCGGGACGGGGTGGAGCGGCGGGAGCGCTCGGCCGGGCGGGAGGCCGAGTGGCCGCGGCGCGGACCGCCGTGGCCGCGGGAGCCGGAGCGGGTGCGGCCCTGCTCGTCACGGGGGCGGCCGTCGCGGCGGTCGTCCCGTCGGCCGCGGTCCGGGGTGTGGCGTCCGCGGTCCCGGCTGCCTCGTCGCTCGTCGCTCATGCGCGTTCTCCGTCCTGCTGGTCACTGCTGAATGAGGCGTTCTCCGCGAGGTTCGCGCCGCGGGCCCAGTCCGCGGCGCGCATGGGCCGCTTCCCGGCGGGGGCGAGCGTGGAGATCGCGATGGCGTCGGTGCCGGTGCCCACGAGCACCTGGCGCCGCCCCGCGGCGATCCGACCGGGCGGCAGCGCCGTGGGCTCGGCGGCGGCCTCGACGCCGAGGATCTTGGTCCGGGCGCCGTCCAGCAGCGTCCAGGCGCCGGGCTGCGGGCTCATGCCGCGGATGTGGGCGCGGACCTGCTCGGCCGGCAGGGACCAGTCGATCCGTGCCTCGGCGGTGGTGAGCTTGGCGGCGTGCGTGGCGCGGTCGTGGTCCTGAGGGGTGAGGCCGGCGGTGCCGTCCTCGAGGGCATCGAGCGCGCCCAGGAGCACCGCGGCCCCCTCGATCGCCATCCGCTCCAGCAGCTCGCCGGAGGTCTCGAACGGACCGATCGTGGTCGGCGCGATGGTGAGGAGGTCGCCGGTGTCCAGGCCCTTCTCGATCCGGAACACGCTCATCCCGGTCTGCTCCTGCCCGGCGAGCACTGCGCGCTGGACGGGGGCGGCGCCCCGCCAGGCGGGCAGCAGCGAGAAGTGGAGGTTCACCCAGCCGTGGCGCGGGATGTCGAGCGCCGCAGGGGGGATCAGGTTCCCGTAGGCGACCACCGGCGCGGCGTCGGGCGCGAGGTCGCGGATCTGCTGCTGGACGGTCTCGTCACGCAGCGTGGAGGGGGTCAGCACCGGCACCCCGGCCTCGAGGGCGAGGGCCTTGACGGGGCTGGGGCGCAGCTTCCTGCCGCGCCCGGAGGGGGCGTCGGGGCGGGTGAGCACCCCCACCACCTCGTGGTGCGAGTCGAGCAGGGTGCGCAGGGAGGGCAGGGCGGCGTCGGGGGTGCCGGCGAAGAGCAGTCGCATGATGTCTCCGAGTCTACGGTGGCCGCTCGGTGCCCGGCAGGGACGCGGCGGCCGGGTCGGCGGCAGGCGAGGCCGTGGTGCGGGACGTCTCACAACGGGCGGCCCCGGCGCGGGAGCGGTCAGAACACGTCCGGGGGATCCAGCCGCACCCGGAGCGAGCCCTTCGCCTTGCGGGCGCTGCGCGCGGCGACGCCGGCGCGCAGCGCGCCGGCGAGCTCACGGGAGCGGGAGGGTTCCAGTCGCACCACGGCCCGCGCCCGGCCGGCCGCCTCGGGGCCCTCGAGATCGACGGGCCCGAACACGGCGGTGCCGTCCGGCAGCTCGACGGTCTCCAGGAAGGTGCGGCAGGCCTCGCGGTCGCCGACGACCTCCGCGACGCGGGAGAAGGGCGGCAGGTCCAGCTCGCGGCGGTCCTCCAGCACCCGGTCGAGGAAGAAGGTGGAGCGATGGGCCACGAGGTCACGGATCGCGGGGAGCGTCGCGGTGCCGACCACGAGCACCTCCCCGCCGTCGTCGGCGCTGCGCACCAGCGCGATGGCGTTGCGCCAGCGGCGGATCGCCTCGACGTCCGCGTCGAAGGCGGCGCGGCCCAACATCGCGTCCGCGTCGAGCAGGAGGCACGCGGCGTAGCGGTGCGCCGGGGCAGGCTCCGCCCCCGGGGTGGCGACGATGAGGGCATGGTCGGGCACGTCGGCGTCCTCGAGAGCGCCGTGCGCTCCGCCGGCGACCTTGAGCGGCACGTGGGGGAAGGCGCGGTGCAGCTCCTCGGCGGTGCGGGCGGAGCCGATCACCATGGCGCGCACCTGGGTGCGGTCGCACTCCGGGCATCGGTAGCCGTCCTCGCGGCGCCCGCACACCCGGCAGTGCAGCGGGCCGCCGCGTCCCGCCTGGGAGAGCGGGGCCGCGCACTGCGGGCACTGGGCGCGAGTGCCGCAGAAGGTGCAGGCGATCGCGGGGGCGTAGCCCGTGCGGGGCACCTGGACCAGCACGGGGCCGCGTTCGAGGCCGCGGCGCAGCACCCGCATCGCCTCCTGCGGGACCCGGGAGCGGCCCGAGGGGCCCTCGCGGTCGCGCAGGTACTGGTCCATCGCGACGATGTGAGGGCGCACGGCGGTGACCGGTGCCGGCACGGGATCGAGGCGGGCGAGGTACCCGGCCCCGACCAGGGCATGCAGGGGGACGGAGTCGCTCGCGGAGAGGAACAGCAGCGCGCACCGCTCCTCGGCGGAGCGGCACTGCAGCACGGTGCGGGTGTGGGGGTACGGGGCGCGGGGCTCCTCGAGGAGGTCGTCGGCCTCGTCCCAGCAGATGGCCAGGGCGAGGTTCCTCACCGGGGCGAAGGCCGCGGAGCGGTTGCCGAGCACCACGCGGGTGGCGCCGCGCAGGATCCGACGGAAGGTGCGATAGCGCTTCTCGGGCCCTTCCGTGCCGGCGAGGACCTCGTGCGCGATGCCGCGGTCCTCGAGCACGCGGGACATGCGGGCGACGTCGCGCTGGTCCGGCGCGATCACGAGGGCGCCGAGCGCCGGGTCGAGATCGCTGATCGCATCGGCGGCGACCGTGGTCCAGGTGTCGGCCGCGTCGAGGGTGAGCGTCGCGCGAGGCACCGGCCCGGTGGCGCTGCCGGCGCGGGAGAGCAGCGCGGCGAGGCCGGGATAGCGGTCCCCGGGGCGCGGCGCGGGCGGGGCGGCGTCCTCGGGCGGAGCGGCGTCCTCGGGCGGGGAGGCGTCCTGGGCGGGCGGCGAGGGGTCGACGGCGGGGGCGGACGGGGCCTCGGCGGCGCGCTCGGCCTCCTCCGCCTCCGCGGTGCGCTCGGCGTCCTTCGCCTCGGCGGCGCGATCGGACTTCTCCGCGCGGGCGTGGCGCGGGGGCAGCGCGAGGCGCAGCACGTCCCCCACGGTGCCCGCGCAGCGCTCGGCCACGTCCTCGCACGCGCGCATCAGCGCGGGCGGGACCACGACGTCGTCGGAGACGAGCCGGTGCAGGGGCGCCAGCGGGCGATCCGTGGTGGGTTCGGCGTGGCGGGCGAGGACGATGCCCTCGGTGTCCTTGCCGGAGAACCGCACACGCACCCGCATGCCCGGGCCCGCCGCGGCGGTCTCGGGGGTGACGGCGTACTCGAACGGCCGGTCCAGGTGGGGCAGCACGCCCACCAGGCGCACGCTCGCCACCGGCAGCTCGTCGACCACCTCGAAGCCCGCGGTGGTGCGCAGGCCGGAATCCCGGGTCGCGGCGGCGCGCCCCGGGTCGCTCGGCGCGGCGGCCGGAGGGGAGGGTTCGGGAACAGGAACGGCGGGGGCCGCGAAGAGAGGTGCCTGGCCGTCGGCCGGATCTCCCGCGTGCTCCCCCGCCGTCCCCTCGGCGGACCTGCTCAGCGCTTGTGCACCGCCACCAGGTCGCACACGAAGATCAGCGATTCGCCGGGGGCGATGACCGGCGGCGCGCCGTGGTCGCCGTAGGCGAGGGCGGCGGGGATCTCGAGCCGGCGGCGACCGCCGACCTTCATACCCTGCACACCGTCATCCCAGCCGGAGATGACCTGGCCCACGCCGAGCTGGAAGCGCAGCGGCTCGCCGCGGTCCCAGGAGGCGTCGAACTGCTCGCCGGTGGAGTGGGAGACGCCCACGTAGTGCACGTCGACGACGTCGCCGCGGCCGGCCTGCTCTCCGTCGCCGACGATCTCGTCGGTGCTGACCAGCTCGGTGGGCGCGGGGCCCTCGGGGTGCTCGATCTCGGGCTTGCTGCGATCGTTCATGCGGGGTCCTCCAGTGGGGTGGTGCGGTGGAATCGGTGCGGGCGGTCAGTGCCTCGGTGCGAGGAGCCGGGCCGGCGGTCCGGGACGGGGACCGGCCTCACTCCCCCGCAGGCGCGGCGTCGAGGATGTCGACGACGAACACCAGCGTCTCATCTGCGAGCTCGCCCTGGTCGTAGGCCTCGCCGGGCGGGATCACGAGCATCACCTGGGAGCCGACGGCCAGGTCCAGGAGGTTCTCGTCCCAGCCCTGGATCACCTGCCCCTCGCCCTGGACGAAGGAGAACGGGGCGCCGCGCTCCCAGGAGGAGTCGAACGGGGAGCCGTCGGACCACTTCCAGCCCGTGTAGTGCATGGTGAGGTAGTCGCCGCTGCGGGTCGTCTCGCCGGTGCCCACGAGCAGCTCCTCGCGCACGGTGGCGGTGGGGGCCTCGCCCTCCGGCGGCGCGTCCAGCGCCGGGGCGCCGTCCTCGTCGAGGGTCACGGCGGGGAACGTGCCGGAGGGGCTGCCCGGCTCCCCCTCGGCCCGCAGCGGGGAGACGACGCGATCCACATCGGCGACCTGGAGCAGCGCGTAGGCCTGGCCGTCGTTGCCCTGCTGCCAGCCGGCCATCATGAAGCGGGAGCCGACGGCCATCGAGGTGAACACGTCGAAGGCGGCCTGTCCGATGCTGTCCGCGGTGACCTGGACGCCGCCGGCCGGTCCGCCCTGCCACCAGGACTGCAGCGTCTCGCCCGAGGAGGCGTCCACGTACATGTGGCGCCAGATCACGGTGTCGCCCTCGGCGATGGTGTCGCCGTCGCCGGTGACCACCACCTCCGCCGCGGCGGAGGTGATCTCGAGCGGGGCGCTGAACTCGACCGTCGGCTCCGCGCCGAGGTCCTCGCTGACGGTGACGCCGGCCAGGGCGTCGCCGCCGCCGTCCGAGGCGCCGCCCGCGTCGGAGGCTCCGCTGCCGTCGCCGTCGTCGGTGCAGGCGGCGAGGCCGATGGCGGCGGTCGCGGCGAGGGCGGTGGTCAGCAGCGTGCGGCGGCGGATCAAAGGGAGGCCTTTCGGATCGGTGGCCCCGGGGCGGAGCACGGCACCAGGGTACGGGGCGGGAGGTGAGCGTTCCCGGGATGTCGCGGAGTGCTCGGCGGGATGTGGCCGAGGACTCAGCGCGCTGCCCGGGCGGAGGGTCGCTCCGGCGGAGGCCGCTCAGGCGAAGGGCGGCGGTGACTCCGGTGCACCGGCCGCGGAGGCGCGGATCTCCTCCAGCAGGGCGTCGACGGCGGGCAGCTCGGTCGCGAAGGGGTCCAGCACCTGCACCGGCATCGCCCCGGGGCGGGTCAGCCGCAGCGTGGTCCAGTCCACGACGTGGTCCACGCCGTGCTCCTGGGCCGCGGTGACCACCTGGCCGCGCAGATGCGCGCGGGTCGTGGTGGGGGCGGTGGTGCGGGCCCGCTCGATCCGCTGCTCGTCGAGCACCTGGGGCGCGAGTCCCCGGCGCTGCAGGGCGGCGAAGACGCTCTGGGTGGGGTCGATGTCGTGGTAGGCGAGGTCGAGGCGCTCGATCGCGGGATCGCCGAGGTCCACGCCGCGCCGCTCGGCGACCTGGTGGAAGAGCCGTTCCTTGATCGCCCAGTCGAGGTGGGTCGCGGCCCAGGAGCGATCACCGGTGCGGACCGCGTCGATGCCCCGCTGCCAGGTCTCCAGCACATCCTGCTCGGACTCGTCGGCGAACTCGGTGACGTGGTCGAGCCAGCGCTGCTGCACCTCGATCGCGGTGGTGGTGCCGCCGTCCGCGGTGGGGATCGCCGTGGTGCCGGTGAGGTCCCGGGCGACCGCGCGGATCGCGGCGATGTCGTCGTGCAGAGCGAGCTCCGGCAGGGCGCGGCCGGATTCGATCGCGCGCAGCACCAGGTCCGTGGTCGCGAAGCGGAGGTGGGTGGAGACCTCGCTCATCGTGGAATCGCCGACGATGACGTGCAGGCGGCGGAACCGGGTGGGATCGCCGTGCGGCTCGTCCCGGGTGTTGATGATCGGTCGGGTGCGGGTGGTGGCCGAGGAGACCGCCTCCCACATGTGGTCGCTGCGGCGGGAGAAGACGAACTGCGCCGGGCCGGCCTCCTGCTCGGGGGCGCCGTCGGCGGGGGCGGGGCGCACCACTCCCCCGGCCCCCGTGACGATCTGGCGCGTCACCAGGAAGGGCAGCAGATAGCGCGGCAGCCGGGTGAACTCGCCGCGACGGTCCACGAGATAGTTCTCGTGCGAGCCGAAGGCGTTGCCGGCGGAGTCGACGTTGTTCTTCAGCAGGTGGATGCGGGCGTCCTGGCCATCCGCGGCGAGGCGCTCCGTGGCCTCCGCCGCGAGCTCCGCGAACATCCGGTCCCCGGCACGGTCCTGGGCGACCAGCTCCCACCAGTCGTCGCACTCGGCGGTCGCGTACTCGGGGTGGGAGCCGACGTCGAGGTAGAGGCGGGCGGCGTTCCGCAGGAACACGTTCGAGGAGCGTCCCATCGCCACGACCGGGCGGAACAGCTCGCGGGCCGCGGCCTCCGGCTCGAGCGCGCGCGAGCCGTCGGCCCGCACGCACACCAGCCCGTATTCGGTCTCCAGACCTCCCACGCGACGCTTCATCGGGTCACTGGCCGCCCTTCTGCACGAAGGAGCGCACGAAGGTCTCGGCGTTCGACTCGAGGACCGAGTCGATCTCGTCGAGCAGGTCGTCCGCCGCCTGGGCGGAGGCGAAGGTCTGGCCGCCGGTGACGGCCTCGGGGTCGTTCCCGTCCTCGGCTCCGGGGCCGGGGGCGTTCAGGGACTGCTGGGACATGGTGTCCTCCTCACTTCTCGGTGACGGCTCGGCGCAGGGCGTCGAGGATCGTCGCGGGGTCGTCGGCCGGGTCGATGCCGTGCTGTGCGCACCACTGCGCGGAGCCCAGGCGCGGGTCGGCCAGGCGCAGCCGGTGCCCGCCCTCGGGCCCGGCCAGGGTGATCGCGTCCCAGCCGGCCGACGGGACGTGGGCGCGGTGCGCGGCGATGAGCCCGCCGCGCAGGTGGGCGCGGGTGCTGCGAGGCGGTGTGCGCACGGCCTCGTCGACCTCGTCCTGCCCCACCAGGGTCGGGACCGCGCCGGCGGTGCGGAGCTTGTCGAACAGGCCGCGGCCGGGTCGCAGATCGGAGTACTGCAGGTCGACCATGAGCAGGCGCGGATCGCCCCAGTCCAGGCCGTGACGGCTGCGGTAGCGCTCGAGCAGCTGCAGCTTGGCGACCCACTCCACCCTGTCGGCGGCGCGCATCGGGTCCTCCTCGAGCAGGTCGAGGATCTCGCCCCAGCGGCGCAGCACCTCGGCGGTCTCCGCGTCCTGCTGGTCGCTGACCGCGGTGAGGGCCTCGAGATGGGCGCGCTGGATCTGGAGCGCGGTGAGCCGGCGGCCGTCCGCCAGCGGCACGGCGGTGCGCAGCGTCGGGTCGTGGCTGATGGCGCGCACGGCCGCGACCGGGTCCGCCAGGCGCAGGTCCGGCAGGAGCGCCTGGCCGGTGCGGTGCTCGGCCTCGAGGGCCGCCAGCAGCAGCGAGGTGGTGCCGAGCTTGAGGAAGGTCGACTCCTCGAGCAGGTTCGCGTCGCCGATGATCACGTGCAGGCGCCGGAAGCGGGTGGGGTCCGAGTGCGGTTCGTCGCGCGTGTTCACGATCGGGCGGTTCAGGGTGGTCTCGAGCCCCACCTCCGCCTCCATGAAGTCGGCGCGGGAGGAGAGCTGGAAGCCGGGCTCCTCTCCGCGGATGCCCAGGCCCACCCGGCCCGCGCCCACCAGCACCTGGCGGGTCGCCAGGAACGGCAGCAGCGCGGTGACCACGCGTTCGAAGGGGACCGCGCGGTCCACCAGGAAGTTCTCGTGGGTGCCGTAGGAGGCGCCCTTGCCGTCGGTGTT comes from Brachybacterium faecium DSM 4810 and encodes:
- a CDS encoding phosphoribosyl-ATP pyrophosphatase (PFAM: Phosphoribosyl-ATP pyrophosphohydrolase~TIGRFAM: phosphoribosyl-ATP pyrophosphatase; phosphoribosyl-ATP pyrophosphohydrolase) produces the protein MLPPSARRSATRPPREGAYPVGVKDFEALFAELTEKARTRPEGSGTVRELDGGVHQIGKKIVEEAAEVWMACEYESKDDAAMEISQLLYHLQVMMIAKDISLEDVYRQL
- a CDS encoding nicotinamide mononucleotide transporter PnuC (PFAM: Nicotinamide mononucleotide transporter~TIGRFAM: nicotinamide mononucleotide transporter PnuC); the encoded protein is MDLLQWLFDARIDFAGGQFLLLREVLGNVFGLLSALGGMRRRVWAWPIGIAGNLLLLTVFLGTVFGSPNSVDLLGQAGRQVMFIATAVYGWVRWNQARHEGGTAVEPRWASWGTRALLVVVLVGGTAALTPLFRMLGSYEPVWADAWIFMGSLLATFGMAKGWVEFWLIWVAVDIVGVPLLLSAGYYASAFMYVFYGAFTLTGFFVWWRVRSRQDAEEARVTVETAHLDPTVRQD
- a CDS encoding ribulose-5-phosphate 3-epimerase (PFAM: Ribulose-phosphate 3 epimerase family~TIGRFAM: ribulose-phosphate 3-epimerase) — protein: MNTPYSTDGHYIHPSILNADFMSIGTELDRIATADSVHVDVMDNHFVPNLTFGASMVEQIVERSAIPVDAHLMIEDADDEAPAYAEAGAASVTFHLEAARAPVKLARDLRRKNTQAGVALRPATAVEPLLDIIGEFDMLLLMTVEPGFGGQSFLDTMLPKIRRARAAISEANLEVSIQVDGGVSRETIERCAEAGANIFVAGSAIYRAQDAAEEISALRELAQRHTAH
- a CDS encoding tRNA/rRNA cytosine-C5-methylase (PFAM: NusB family; NOL1/NOP2/sun family~TIGRFAM: ribosomal RNA small subunit methyltransferase RsmB) codes for the protein MSDERRGSRDRGRHTPDRGRRDDRRDGRPRDEQGRTRSGSRGHGGPRRGHSASRPAERSRRSTPSRQVALEGLRLVREEDSYANLVLPRLLRSHRVSGRDAAFTTELFYGSLRAQGRLDAILTACVDRPLEEVDPALRDVLRLGAYQLLDMSVAPHAATSETVALARAEVGAGGASFVNAVLRRVGEKDLPQWIAEVAPDRDQDPTGHLAVVHSHPRWVVRALTDALAGHGRSREEIDELLAAQNAAPAVSLVMRPGLTDLDELIDHGASQGHLSIFGASWPAGDPGGMDPVKEGRVAVQDEGSQLAALALALGADDLVQGDDAHWLDLCAGPGGKTALLGGLTIDHDADLLAVELQEHRTELVDRAVATLREAGCEIETRTADGTVLGAELPGRFSRVLADVPCSGLGALRRRPEARWRRSPGDIGQLGGLQRDLLASALDAAAPGGVVAYVTCSPHLAETRLIVADVMKRRTDAEQLDARDAVRAGVLPAAQQDLDLGAGPAVQLWPHVHGTDAMYISLLRKLPAPSAAPTTPAEPATAEPTEEGTPTA
- a CDS encoding methionyl-tRNA formyltransferase (PFAM: Formyl transferase; Formyl transferase, C-terminal domain~TIGRFAM: methionyl-tRNA formyltransferase) codes for the protein MRLLFAGTPDAALPSLRTLLDSHHEVVGVLTRPDAPSGRGRKLRPSPVKALALEAGVPVLTPSTLRDETVQQQIRDLAPDAAPVVAYGNLIPPAALDIPRHGWVNLHFSLLPAWRGAAPVQRAVLAGQEQTGMSVFRIEKGLDTGDLLTIAPTTIGPFETSGELLERMAIEGAAVLLGALDALEDGTAGLTPQDHDRATHAAKLTTAEARIDWSLPAEQVRAHIRGMSPQPGAWTLLDGARTKILGVEAAAEPTALPPGRIAAGRRQVLVGTGTDAIAISTLAPAGKRPMRAADWARGANLAENASFSSDQQDGERA
- a CDS encoding primosomal protein N' (replication factor Y) - superfamily II helicase (TIGRFAM: primosomal protein N'), with translation MVDELPVASVRLVGVLPHLDRPFEYAVTPETAAAGPGMRVRVRFSGKDTEGIVLARHAEPTTDRPLAPLHRLVSDDVVVPPALMRACEDVAERCAGTVGDVLRLALPPRHARAEKSDRAAEAKDAERTAEAEEAERAAEAPSAPAVDPSPPAQDASPPEDAAPPEDAAPPAPRPGDRYPGLAALLSRAGSATGPVPRATLTLDAADTWTTVAADAISDLDPALGALVIAPDQRDVARMSRVLEDRGIAHEVLAGTEGPEKRYRTFRRILRGATRVVLGNRSAAFAPVRNLALAICWDEADDLLEEPRAPYPHTRTVLQCRSAEERCALLFLSASDSVPLHALVGAGYLARLDPVPAPVTAVRPHIVAMDQYLRDREGPSGRSRVPQEAMRVLRRGLERGPVLVQVPRTGYAPAIACTFCGTRAQCPQCAAPLSQAGRGGPLHCRVCGRREDGYRCPECDRTQVRAMVIGSARTAEELHRAFPHVPLKVAGGAHGALEDADVPDHALIVATPGAEPAPAHRYAACLLLDADAMLGRAAFDADVEAIRRWRNAIALVRSADDGGEVLVVGTATLPAIRDLVAHRSTFFLDRVLEDRRELDLPPFSRVAEVVGDREACRTFLETVELPDGTAVFGPVDLEGPEAAGRARAVVRLEPSRSRELAGALRAGVAARSARKAKGSLRVRLDPPDVF
- a CDS encoding FKBP-type peptidyl-prolyl cis-trans isomerase (PFAM: FKBP-type peptidyl-prolyl cis-trans isomerase), which codes for MNDRSKPEIEHPEGPAPTELVSTDEIVGDGEQAGRGDVVDVHYVGVSHSTGEQFDASWDRGEPLRFQLGVGQVISGWDDGVQGMKVGGRRRLEIPAALAYGDHGAPPVIAPGESLIFVCDLVAVHKR
- a CDS encoding FKBP-type peptidyl-prolyl cis-trans isomerase (PFAM: FKBP-type peptidyl-prolyl cis-trans isomerase), which encodes MLRPGATDPKGLPLIRRRTLLTTALAATAAIGLAACTDDGDGSGASDAGGASDGGGDALAGVTVSEDLGAEPTVEFSAPLEITSAAAEVVVTGDGDTIAEGDTVIWRHMYVDASSGETLQSWWQGGPAGGVQVTADSIGQAAFDVFTSMAVGSRFMMAGWQQGNDGQAYALLQVADVDRVVSPLRAEGEPGSPSGTFPAVTLDEDGAPALDAPPEGEAPTATVREELLVGTGETTRSGDYLTMHYTGWKWSDGSPFDSSWERGAPFSFVQGEGQVIQGWDENLLDLAVGSQVMLVIPPGEAYDQGELADETLVFVVDILDAAPAGE
- a CDS encoding putative proteasome component/protein of unknown function, DUF275 (PFAM: Actinomycetales protein of unknown function, DUF275; Putative proteasome component) codes for the protein MKRRVGGLETEYGLVCVRADGSRALEPEAAARELFRPVVAMGRSSNVFLRNAARLYLDVGSHPEYATAECDDWWELVAQDRAGDRMFAELAAEATERLAADGQDARIHLLKNNVDSAGNAFGSHENYLVDRRGEFTRLPRYLLPFLVTRQIVTGAGGVVRPAPADGAPEQEAGPAQFVFSRRSDHMWEAVSSATTRTRPIINTRDEPHGDPTRFRRLHVIVGDSTMSEVSTHLRFATTDLVLRAIESGRALPELALHDDIAAIRAVARDLTGTTAIPTADGGTTTAIEVQQRWLDHVTEFADESEQDVLETWQRGIDAVRTGDRSWAATHLDWAIKERLFHQVAERRGVDLGDPAIERLDLAYHDIDPTQSVFAALQRRGLAPQVLDEQRIERARTTAPTTTRAHLRGQVVTAAQEHGVDHVVDWTTLRLTRPGAMPVQVLDPFATELPAVDALLEEIRASAAGAPESPPPFA
- a CDS encoding Protein of unknown function (DUF797) (PFAM: Protein of unknown function (DUF797)); protein product: MSQQSLNAPGPGAEDGNDPEAVTGGQTFASAQAADDLLDEIDSVLESNAETFVRSFVQKGGQ